Within the Nicotiana tabacum cultivar K326 chromosome 11, ASM71507v2, whole genome shotgun sequence genome, the region CCTACCAAGTCCAGTCGCACGTACTGAACGACCCCTAAAAATTCAAAAGGAGTCTTTCTACTTATTTTGTCCAGTATGATAATTATACATCTacaagaaaaataagaaacaaaatagaaaaatgcATCTAGCACTACAAAGTTAGATTGATTTCCTGCGAAAACCGTTCGCTTACCAATAAAAGAATATTCATGCAAACCAAACAACTCTATACTTGTTAGCATAATCTTATAGCCATTTGCAGATATGAACAGCATTATAGCAAGAATGACAATATCAATATGACTTGATGAATACCACAGACAAAAAATCGATGTACCTGCTGCGTCTGCGTTGACTGCCGAATAGCAGCTTGATGCTGAGGTTGCAACTGTTGTTGGAATCCCTGAACTTGCTGCTGAGTTTGCACAAAATTCCTAGTATTATCCTTCACAAGTTCAGATAACACTGCAAGATTACTGCCAATACAAGGAAAATGACTTAGATACTGAAAGGGGGCGAGAGAGAAAAACCATTATTCTTTTGAGGCAATAGAGAGAGCATATCAAGATTATCaatgtgtgtatatatgtataatacACACACAAGGTAGTAGGTTAGCAAGACCCACAAGGTAGTAGGTTAACAAGACccccatacacacacacacatatatatatacacacacacatatagagagagagagagagagcgagtGTGAGAGAGGTGTCAAAATTTCAGATGGCCATGGTTTTCAATATAAGGGTACAATTGGTATGATATTGCGACATTTACATGAGTGAGAACTTCCTAGAACCAAGGAGCACAAGGAGAATAATCCAtgaaacaactcaacaaaattgCATCTGTCTTAGCCAAGTTCAATAACAAGTGATTGGAGTATCAGCTCCAATTTCATCTGCATATTCACTATAAAGCATCAAAAAGAAAACAGCAGAAAAACGAACGTCGGACAAAAAACAGAAAAGTCTCTTGGAAAGGGATGAGGTTTTACATTTTCACAAAAGAGGAAAAAAGGGTCAATTACTGAGATCATACTTCTATGACGTATATGATTTGATTTGCAACAGACATCAAATGCAGACACTTCAGCTATAAAATGTAATCCGGTAATCCGCCCTTGGAGTCAAGAAAAAGTTGTAGTAATAGTTCTAACACCAGCAATTCCCAGTTAAGGTAGGTAAAGACTAAAGACTATACTGAAATTGTTTCTTTGTTGGCATGATGGGGCTTCCAAGTGTTTCAATAATCCAAGAGCAAACCAACGTTTGTACAGAAAACCACAATGATAAATCAAGATCCCTGAAAAGATGTTGCTCTGATATTTTTATCATTGTGGATTTCACATACTTCAGCAAGCAACAATTTcatgagaaatacataagctaaGAGAATAAAGTGTGAAGTGCTTGGTTAATCAGTAGGGAAGTTCTTTGTAAACACAAAGCAATATTGGTTATTATGATGTTCTTTGGCAAATATGTTGCATCAACGAGGacctgattttcatgccttactaCTTGAAGGCCAATTTTAGGAGCTTAAACCTTGCAGTGTAGCATGAAGAATACCCAATGCATCATACTTAATGAAGAAATAGGAAACCAGAGATTATAACAAAGTGAAGAGGAACAAAGCATATATTTGGAAATATCACATGAAAATGTGCACCACCAACCTATGTCCAGCTGTATGAAGAAACATCTTCAGAAGCTCCATCGATGAACACTGCTTTCTGTAGCTATCAGAAAGGAGTTTCAAGGTAGCACCTAATTTGTGAATATGGCAACTCAGGAATTTAGTCAAGACTTCTAGTGGAACTTCAGATGAGCCTTCGAAACCCACATTTCCCAGCAATTGTGCCATGACCTTTTGTGATAACTTTAATGCTTGCTCTTCACCAAGACATTTCCTCATCCTTTCACCACCACTCTTTCCATGATTTTGATTACTCCCTTGTTCCATGCTCAGGTACTCTGGTCTAATACCGAGCCTCTCAATCATAATAGGGCTAATAGGGCTCTTGGTCATTATTTGGGGTAAAGTATCTAGAACCCCGTTGAACTCCACTTTCTGGTTCTCTTTCAATTGACTTGTCCGTAGGACTGCACTTTCAGGAACGCAATTCATGGCAGACATCGTCTCAGGAAAAAATGGGTTGTCATTATCTAAAACTGAgtttgattgcaggtttgatccaTCATCCAACATGCCAAAACCAATGTTCTGATCTACCTTAAAAGCTACTCGCCGTCTCTTGTGATTCTCAACAACTCTAAGATAAGAGGACATCTGTTCAGGTGTTCGCTTTTCTGCTTCCCTGTCACCAAACTGTAACCTATATGATTTACTtgctttgtatttttcaaagAACTGGTTATACCATGTTTCAGGTAAATCATCAAGCTTCAACCTCTGCGACATTGCATCAGCTTCTGACTCGCTATATCTTGATCCAACACCAAAATTTGACTTTGATTGGACCTGATAATATGTAGGACTGTGAGTCGTGCTATTAAAAACAtgaacaaataagaaaaaatcagaaaaagcgACCAAACAAAATCATGGAGttgtgtcaatggttcggttcggccgatTACTTTATAAAAATTTTACGATactaatttttcggttattccaTTTTGTATAACCAAAATATGATTTTTCGAACCGTCTCAATCATCTCGATTTCTGTACAATATCGGTACGAAGGGcttcaatggttcggttcggccggttattttattaaattttgtaCAATACCAATTTCACGGTTATTCCATtttgtataaccaaaattagatttttcgaACCGTCCCAATCATCTCGGTTTTTCTACGATATcagtacggttcggttaatttttcggtatttttttaaaaacatcaTGCAAGAGTCGCTAGTCGAAATTAGAATTAGATAAATGCATACCTGCATAGGACTCTAGACACTTTTACTCTTTTAAAAGTGATGAATCAAAGGAACATGAAAAATGTCCAAATAGAGAtttattccactaatctatcaaaAATGTCCAATATAGAGAtttattccactaatctatggtaacataaaataaattaagcaaagACAAGAGAAATATAAATTATACGAGTGAAAAGATAGTAATCAAGTTGGGACTCAAGAACAGAGTTTATTTGAAGATTCATATTCAACAAGAGAAATCTAAATCATACAAGAGGAAAGATATCCAATACATTGTGGCTTGCTACTGAAGATCGTTGGAACACCTAGTGGGTTGCTACTCAAGATGTTGGAACTAATTTTGTTTCAATATGAGTAGTAGAataagtttggaagttggaactTTAGGTATTAGTTACTTGATTACTTGTATCTATTCCCATAATCTCACGGCCCAAGAAAAAAACTTAGTGCTTTGTTGGTTTTAAATttagtatataaaatatattttttatacataatttattcggtacggttcagtactttttcagtttatttttataaaattaaaaacataCCTTATTATTCGATACAATTATAAATTTATATGAAAACCTATGGTtttgtaaaaataaatataataatcgGTTCAGTTCGGTCagtttagtcggtttttaaagATTCATTGACACCGCCTAATTTAGAGCAAGAGCCATACTCTGTCTAACGAGTTGTTAAACTTAAAAGAGAGGTGATAGTTTCCTTAGGTAACAATAATAATTTCAGGCCTTTTCTCCTCTCCCTTCCTTCGTTAAGTCAAAATAACTATTAATTTGTCAAACTGAAAATCTTTATCCAAGTCTCCATTCCTACTAAGAGTAAGCAATCAACTCCACATCAATAATCCTTTCCCTACAGCAGTTTCTTACCCCAAGGATCAACTGAAATTTTCTGAaagaggattcatatagctgatCTCAACTAGTTGAGACCAAACCATAGTCAAAAAAATATACTCATAACTTAATGAAAAATGGAAATTCTCTCGCTTAATTTCAGATACTACAAAGGAATAGACGAGCCCTTTCCTAGCAAAAGGGACATCATCTccacaaaaacaacaataacaaactcaGCGTAATCCCACAATTGGGGTCTGGGCAAAGTAGTGTGTAcaaagaccttacccctaccttgtgcaggtagaagggcagcccgatgcacaaagcatcccgcattTATGCAGGGTCCCGAAgagggccgcaccccaaggggtgtgatgtagatagCCTTccctaatacaagcattagtggctACTTCCACGGCTCGAATCCGTGACCTATAGGTGGATATAATCTCCACC harbors:
- the LOC107828502 gene encoding uncharacterized protein LOC107828502; the protein is MALLGDDGRGYELARKLESHGVWRSWLGDSLYTNFIHFLSSPSTWDSFMRTDDSKSRVQIQLQLRARALLFDKASIALFLRSDKSPPSIHTSAAISKLNPNYLQLHGDDVYFTLENCSQDVASTSTVLSKVQSKSNFGVGSRYSESEADAMSQRLKLDDLPETWYNQFFEKYKASKSYRLQFGDREAEKRTPEQMSSYLRVVENHKRRRVAFKVDQNIGFGMLDDGSNLQSNSVLDNDNPFFPETMSAMNCVPESAVLRTSQLKENQKVEFNGVLDTLPQIMTKSPISPIMIERLGIRPEYLSMEQGSNQNHGKSGGERMRKCLGEEQALKLSQKVMAQLLGNVGFEGSSEVPLEVLTKFLSCHIHKLGATLKLLSDSYRKQCSSMELLKMFLHTAGHSNLAVLSELVKDNTRNFVQTQQQVQGFQQQLQPQHQAAIRQSTQTQQILRMHPQMQQMLNSQNLTPQQQQLLVERMRRRQQLTPRPGMSMNMNIDKDRPAVQVKLEHPTDFPMDNNAFNAMAARQPQMQQFRQQQIAAISSPYAQNTNQFRPMASLQIPQVQSPNTGMARAPPVKVEGFQELMGGDASMKHDSEENKLMSPQK